One segment of Podospora pseudopauciseta strain CBS 411.78 chromosome 5 map unlocalized CBS411.78m_5.2, whole genome shotgun sequence DNA contains the following:
- the AVO2 gene encoding Target of rapamycin complex 2 subunit avo2 (COG:S; EggNog:ENOG503P2K8), with protein MDSQPTIASTLSSANPPMALEDPIPLADFGQPYEHNPGNFIVEFQPRQRPKAKFDKGFATIIFLGFHELVNIDAAVGRNGKPGARRARMTGKQLRFILAVRCVLLLVAAFMVQVRGPFWWTPSMERAERDGRALIDEGLSVTSRKWFRLAYVIVWFMMIGWLSLVVDGMHRLGIDPSIRLRRAIRSNDHLLVARILKSHPRLLHNPDPDERFGLSNSNLHLAASLGHLQICRLLISLGHERTRTADNNPTDDDDNITPSLNDNHQTPLMLASAAGHTEVVHCLCEFHPAGIVRQDIRGRDAIMEASLHGHDTVVQLLLTYAPGGAESALRNADLDGNTALHFASSNGNLLVLRTLLAAGADPRRTNVWLWTAEAYSATVQAEVYLKGLVVEVERRRGLRAQETTPQQESPKRIREGVGVMDASPKKEVVVGKGSPRKGFSLGFMGGGVRLVRDGVGD; from the exons ATGGactcccaacccaccatcgccagcacCCTAAGCAGCGCTAATCCCCCCATGGCTCTGGAAGACCCAATTCCACTAGCAGACTTTGGACAACCCTACGAACACAACCCCGGAAACTTCATCGTGGAGTTTCAGCCCCGTCAACGCCCCAAAGCCAAGTTCGACAAA GGTTTCGCAACGATTATCTTCCTGGGCTTTCATGAGCTGGTCAACATCGATGCGGCAGTCGGCAGAAACGGCAAGCCCGGGGCTCGGCGGGCCAGGATGACCGGGAAGCAATTGAGATTCATACTGGCTGTTCGGTGTGTGCTGCTCCTCGTTGCGGCCTTCATGGTTCAAGTCCGTGGACCGTTCTGGTGGACGCCGAGCATGGAAAGAGCAGAGAGGGATGGTCGAGCCTTGATCGATGAGGGCCTGTCTGTTACGAGTCGCAAGTGGTTCAGGCTGGCATATGTGATTGTGTGGTTCATGATGATTGGGTGGttgtcgttggtggtggacgGGATGCACCGACTCGG GATCGACCCCTccatccgcctccgccgAGCAATCCGCTCCAATGAccacctcctcgtcgccCGCATCCTCAAATcccaccctcgcctcctccacaaccccgaCCCAGACGAGCGCTTCGGCCTGTCCAActccaacctccacctcgccGCCTCACTGGGCCATCTACAAATATGTCGATTGCTGATATCCCTCGGCCACGAACGAACCAGAACAGCCGATAACAACCCCACCGATGACGACGATAACATCACACCATCACTGAATGACAACCATCAAACACCACTCATGCTCGCTTCTGCCGCCGGCCACACAGAAGTAGTCCACTGCCTATGCGAATTCCACCCAGCGGGTATCGTCAGGCAGGATATACGAGGGCGGGACGCAATCATGGAAGCTTCACTACATGGACACGACACAGTTGTTCAGTTGCTGCTAACGTACGCGCCTGGTGGAGCGGAGAGTGCGTTGAGAAACGCTGATTTGGATGGGAATACCGCGTTGCATTTTGCGAGTAGTAATGGGAATTTGTTGGTATTAAGGACGTTACTGGCGGCGGGGGCGGATCCGAGAAGGACCAATGTTTGGCTGTGGACGGCCGAGGCGTACAGTGCTACTGTGCAGGCGGAGGTGTACctgaaggggttggtggtggaggtggagaggaggagggggttgagggcaCAGGAAACGACACCACAACAAGAAAGTCCCAAGAGGATTagggagggagttggggttaTGGATGCCAGCccgaagaaggaggtggtggtgggcaaggGGAGTCCGAGGAAGGGGTTTAGCTTGGGTTTCATGGGCGGTGGGGTtaggttggtgagggatggggttggggattga